The proteins below are encoded in one region of Ricinus communis isolate WT05 ecotype wild-type chromosome 6, ASM1957865v1, whole genome shotgun sequence:
- the LOC8278986 gene encoding dnaJ homolog subfamily C member 10, with translation MAVLVDHYSVLGLASITGPNLTDEEISKAFKRMALQLHPDKNPRNPNANSSFQKLLSSYEILKHPISRKEFDHLLQVQQQRQNQAQNYHQNHHQCGNKRQRDQQEESSKKRPRQPMDPKTPSEPPKEPSFSKKKFVSEFDRISKLVAQGGIHKLAVNEGYHHIRLF, from the coding sequence ATGGCTGTCCTGGTGGATCACTACAGCGTGTTAGGCCTTGCATCTATTACAGGACCTAACCTGACAGACGAAGAAATCTCCAAGGCTTTTAAGAGGATGGCATTGCAGTTACATCCTGACAAGAACCCCCGTAATCCCAATGCCAATTCCAGTTTCCAGAAACTGCTCTCCTCCTATGAAATTCTCAAACATCCAATTTCCCGCAAAGAAtttgatcatcttcttcaagttCAACAACAACGTCAGAATCAGGCTCAGAATTATCATCAGAATCATCATCAGTGTGGCAACAAGCGGCAGAGAGATCAACAAGAAGAGTCTTCCAAGAAGCGTCCGAGACAACCCATGGATCCAAAGACGCCTTCTGAACCACCAAAGGAGCCTTCTTTCTCAAAGAAGAAATTCGTTTCGGAATTTGATCGCATTAGTAAATTAGTTGCTCAAGGTGGTATTCACAAATTGGCAGTTAACGAAGGCTATCATCATATTAGATTGTTTTAG